In a genomic window of Chrysemys picta bellii isolate R12L10 chromosome 1, ASM1138683v2, whole genome shotgun sequence:
- the C1H12orf57 gene encoding protein C10 isoform X1, translating to MSSLQRPMAAPAQAPPGSLSAEQAKVVLAEVIKAFGSPENAQRMEEARDNACNDMGKMLQFLLPVATQIQQDVIKAYGFSNDGEGVLKFARLIKSYESQDPEIANMSGKLKAMFLPPMTLPPHGAGTGGVAAS from the exons ATGTCCAGCCTGCAGCGCCCCATGGCtgctccggcccaggccccgccgGGCTCGCTGAGCGCCGAGCAGGCCAAAG TGGTTCTGGCCGAGGTCATCAAGGCCTTCGGCTCCCCGGAGAATGCCCAGCGCATGGAGGAGGCCCGGGATAACGCCTGCAATGACATGGGCAAGATGCTGCAGTTCCTGCTGCCCGTGGCCACCCAGATCCAGCAGGATGTGATCAAAGCCTATGGCTTCAGTAATGATGGAGAGG GGGTTCTGAAATTTGCCAGACTGATAAAATCTTATGAGTCCCAGGACCCAGAGATTGCAAACATGTCCGGGAAGCTAAAAGCCATGTTCCTGCCTCCAATGACACTGCCCCCACacggggctgggacagggggtgtggCTGCCTCCTGA
- the C1H12orf57 gene encoding protein C10 isoform X2 gives MCREASEDVVLAEVIKAFGSPENAQRMEEARDNACNDMGKMLQFLLPVATQIQQDVIKAYGFSNDGEGVLKFARLIKSYESQDPEIANMSGKLKAMFLPPMTLPPHGAGTGGVAAS, from the exons ATGTGCCGGGAAGCCTCTGAGGACG TGGTTCTGGCCGAGGTCATCAAGGCCTTCGGCTCCCCGGAGAATGCCCAGCGCATGGAGGAGGCCCGGGATAACGCCTGCAATGACATGGGCAAGATGCTGCAGTTCCTGCTGCCCGTGGCCACCCAGATCCAGCAGGATGTGATCAAAGCCTATGGCTTCAGTAATGATGGAGAGG GGGTTCTGAAATTTGCCAGACTGATAAAATCTTATGAGTCCCAGGACCCAGAGATTGCAAACATGTCCGGGAAGCTAAAAGCCATGTTCCTGCCTCCAATGACACTGCCCCCACacggggctgggacagggggtgtggCTGCCTCCTGA
- the C1H12orf57 gene encoding protein C10 isoform X3 produces the protein MEEARDNACNDMGKMLQFLLPVATQIQQDVIKAYGFSNDGEGVLKFARLIKSYESQDPEIANMSGKLKAMFLPPMTLPPHGAGTGGVAAS, from the exons ATGGAGGAGGCCCGGGATAACGCCTGCAATGACATGGGCAAGATGCTGCAGTTCCTGCTGCCCGTGGCCACCCAGATCCAGCAGGATGTGATCAAAGCCTATGGCTTCAGTAATGATGGAGAGG GGGTTCTGAAATTTGCCAGACTGATAAAATCTTATGAGTCCCAGGACCCAGAGATTGCAAACATGTCCGGGAAGCTAAAAGCCATGTTCCTGCCTCCAATGACACTGCCCCCACacggggctgggacagggggtgtggCTGCCTCCTGA